In Paenarthrobacter sp. GOM3, a single window of DNA contains:
- a CDS encoding response regulator transcription factor, with protein MKKNGPEAKLLVVDDEPNIRELLSTSLRFAGFEVVAASNGREALAAADLHAPDLAVLDVMLPDMDGFTVTRRLRAAGKHFPVLFLTAKDDTEDKVTGLTVGGDDYVTKPFSLDEVVARIRAVLRRTQPLEDDDAVIRVDDLELDDDAHEVRRGGTVIELSPTEFKLLRYLMLNPNRVLSKAQILDHVWEYDFNGDASIVESYISYLRRKVDIDPDAAALIQTKRGVGYVLRTAEKR; from the coding sequence ATGAAAAAGAACGGTCCCGAAGCCAAGCTTCTTGTGGTTGATGACGAACCCAACATTCGTGAGCTGCTGTCCACGTCGCTGCGTTTCGCAGGCTTCGAGGTGGTGGCCGCGTCCAACGGTCGCGAAGCCCTCGCGGCGGCCGATCTCCACGCCCCCGACCTCGCCGTCCTGGACGTCATGCTGCCGGATATGGATGGATTCACCGTTACGCGGCGCCTCCGCGCGGCCGGCAAGCACTTCCCCGTCCTGTTCCTCACAGCGAAGGACGACACCGAGGACAAAGTCACGGGCCTCACCGTGGGCGGCGATGACTACGTCACCAAGCCCTTCAGCCTCGACGAAGTGGTGGCCCGCATCCGAGCCGTCCTCCGCCGTACCCAGCCACTGGAAGACGACGACGCTGTCATCCGCGTCGACGACCTCGAACTCGACGACGACGCCCACGAGGTCCGCCGCGGCGGCACGGTCATCGAGCTGTCCCCCACGGAGTTCAAGCTCCTGCGCTACCTCATGCTGAATCCCAACCGCGTCCTTTCCAAAGCCCAGATCCTGGACCACGTGTGGGAGTACGACTTCAACGGCGACGCCTCCATTGTTGAGTCGTACATTTCGTACCTTCGCCGCAAGGTGGACATCGATCCCGACGCTGCGGCTCTCATACAGACCAAGCGCGGCGTGGGCTACGTGCTCCGGACGGCAGAGAAGCGCTGA
- a CDS encoding siderophore-interacting protein: MAALPVTSSATRNTRPQVNLTVLRKELLSPHMVRIVAGGPGFSDYANNDYVDRYVKIVFPQPGVDYDFPLDLWTIRETMPRELWPHTRTYTIRWVDLAAQELAIDFVVHGDEGLAGPWAAAAEPGETLVFTGPGGGFNPNPDADWYLFAGDDAAIPAVAASVEALAPDARGVAYLEVDSEADILPIAAPAGLELHWLLRRGVPAGSSDLLLEALRNTEWLPGRVDIFAHGERGYMKGLREIFFVQRGLERSQVSLSGYWAQGRVEEVFQAEKKLPVGKI; the protein is encoded by the coding sequence ATGGCCGCTCTCCCCGTCACCTCGTCCGCTACCCGCAATACCCGCCCACAGGTCAACCTGACCGTGCTCAGGAAAGAACTCCTTTCCCCACACATGGTGCGGATTGTGGCCGGTGGGCCGGGCTTCAGCGATTACGCAAACAACGACTACGTGGACCGCTACGTCAAAATCGTTTTTCCCCAGCCGGGCGTCGACTACGACTTCCCGCTGGACCTCTGGACCATCCGCGAGACCATGCCGCGCGAGCTATGGCCCCACACCCGGACCTACACCATCCGGTGGGTCGACCTGGCGGCCCAGGAGTTGGCGATCGACTTTGTTGTCCACGGTGACGAGGGACTTGCCGGCCCGTGGGCTGCAGCAGCCGAACCAGGCGAAACGCTGGTCTTCACGGGCCCTGGCGGTGGATTCAATCCCAACCCCGACGCCGACTGGTATCTTTTCGCGGGCGACGACGCCGCCATCCCAGCGGTTGCCGCATCCGTCGAGGCCCTTGCCCCTGACGCACGCGGTGTTGCCTACCTGGAGGTGGATAGCGAGGCGGACATCTTGCCGATCGCAGCGCCGGCAGGCCTGGAACTGCACTGGCTGCTGCGCCGCGGCGTACCTGCCGGATCGAGCGACCTCCTGCTGGAGGCACTGAGGAACACCGAGTGGCTGCCCGGCCGGGTGGACATCTTCGCCCACGGCGAGCGGGGCTATATGAAGGGCCTCCGGGAGATCTTCTTCGTCCAGCGAGGCTTGGAACGTTCCCAGGTTTCCTTGTCCGGATACTGGGCACAGGGGCGCGTCGAAGAGGTCTTCCAAGCTGAGAAGAAGCTCCCCGTAGGGAAGATCTAG
- a CDS encoding LytR C-terminal domain-containing protein, which produces MTKYARDEFDQVPQNTNRQGVHRDAQETARPTLWPVLTVGAVALVLGLVAFLILPNLGVVGPSASSNVSTPAPQQTDASPSAAPSESAPAASGEPSPEASPSNVPSETPSSTAVDKTTPVAVYNGAGTAGLAGRVAGLVEGDGWTLSTVGNWGGLPQQTSVIFYNSPAQKANAEALGALLRIQSIVESPEIQQPLVVVAGPGYQ; this is translated from the coding sequence ATGACCAAATATGCCAGGGATGAATTCGACCAGGTTCCGCAGAACACCAATCGCCAGGGCGTTCACCGTGACGCCCAGGAGACTGCCCGCCCCACCTTGTGGCCGGTCCTCACCGTTGGAGCCGTCGCGCTGGTGCTCGGCCTCGTGGCGTTCTTGATCCTTCCAAACCTCGGTGTTGTGGGCCCCAGCGCTTCCTCGAACGTCTCGACGCCGGCGCCCCAGCAGACTGATGCCTCACCGTCTGCGGCGCCCAGCGAATCAGCTCCCGCAGCTTCCGGCGAACCGAGCCCGGAGGCTTCACCGTCCAACGTTCCGTCCGAGACTCCGTCCTCGACTGCGGTGGACAAGACCACCCCCGTTGCGGTTTACAACGGCGCCGGCACGGCTGGCCTGGCAGGCCGGGTGGCCGGCCTGGTAGAGGGCGATGGATGGACGCTGAGCACGGTTGGCAACTGGGGCGGCCTGCCGCAGCAGACCTCCGTGATCTTCTACAACAGTCCTGCGCAGAAGGCCAACGCCGAGGCGTTGGGTGCCCTGCTGCGCATCCAGTCGATCGTGGAGTCCCCGGAAATCCAGCAGCCCCTGGTGGTTGTTGCCGGCCCCGGATACCAGTAG
- a CDS encoding DUF3263 domain-containing protein codes for MAEPAPEPMAPQATGFSLEDLAAETRSESPLSERDQQMLALERQWWKYAGAKEQAIRELFDLSATHYYQILNALIDTEDALAHDPMLVKRLRRLRTSRQRARTARRLGSDA; via the coding sequence GTGGCCGAACCAGCACCGGAACCGATGGCGCCGCAGGCGACAGGTTTTTCGCTCGAGGACCTCGCGGCTGAAACCCGCAGCGAATCCCCCCTGAGTGAGCGGGACCAGCAAATGCTGGCACTTGAACGGCAGTGGTGGAAGTACGCCGGCGCCAAGGAACAGGCTATCCGCGAGCTGTTCGATCTCTCCGCCACCCATTACTACCAGATCCTGAACGCGCTGATCGATACCGAGGACGCGTTGGCCCACGATCCCATGCTCGTCAAGAGATTGCGTAGACTACGTACGTCCCGCCAACGTGCGCGGACGGCACGTCGCTTGGGGTCCGACGCGTAA
- a CDS encoding WXG100 family type VII secretion target translates to MTVISVDTEMLQLKSDNVRGTIDRISSDVHTMKRGLEELQATWKGTAAANFQSLVLEWSLTQSKVEASLASITLALSTAASSYAEVEQGNTQRFTY, encoded by the coding sequence ATGACCGTCATCTCCGTCGATACCGAGATGCTCCAGCTCAAATCCGACAACGTTCGGGGCACTATCGACCGCATCAGTTCGGACGTCCACACCATGAAGCGCGGACTTGAGGAACTCCAGGCCACATGGAAAGGAACTGCGGCCGCGAATTTCCAGTCGCTGGTACTGGAATGGTCCCTGACGCAAAGCAAGGTTGAGGCATCGTTGGCTTCCATCACCCTGGCGTTGTCCACTGCGGCCTCGAGCTACGCGGAAGTCGAGCAGGGCAACACCCAGCGCTTCACCTACTAG
- a CDS encoding ribonuclease HI family protein, producing the protein MTIIAAADGSALGNPGPAGWAWYVDDSCWRAGGWPHGTNNQGELMAVLDLFRSTAHVPHEELLILCDSQYVINCITKWMPGWKRKGWRKADGKPVLNVDLLKDIDQAIIGRKYTFEWVKGHAGHDLNEAADERARAVATAYQQGVAPRVGPGFPGAKNEAVAAGSGTSGITSMGTAASSATVTTSRSAAATASSPSTVAAPSRSSRPHFEPTLFGESGIFGQADLFSELEDDASAPELSPEDTVLALERELLRPDVRADIGRIGVLLHPDFAEIGSSGRFWTRDAMMVALEEDPGEPGELELLSADRLGDTTILLNYRSYAHTGSALRSSIWMLDRGQWRLRFHQGTLEP; encoded by the coding sequence ATGACGATTATTGCTGCCGCCGATGGGTCTGCCCTCGGTAATCCTGGGCCGGCCGGTTGGGCCTGGTATGTTGACGACTCCTGTTGGCGCGCGGGAGGGTGGCCTCACGGCACCAACAACCAAGGCGAGCTCATGGCAGTGCTGGACCTGTTCCGCTCCACCGCGCATGTTCCGCACGAGGAACTCCTGATCCTGTGCGATAGCCAGTACGTCATCAACTGCATCACCAAATGGATGCCGGGTTGGAAGCGCAAGGGCTGGCGGAAGGCGGACGGCAAGCCGGTCCTCAACGTCGACCTCCTCAAGGACATTGACCAGGCGATCATTGGCCGCAAATACACCTTCGAATGGGTCAAAGGCCACGCAGGACACGATCTCAACGAAGCGGCCGATGAGCGGGCCCGGGCCGTGGCCACGGCCTATCAGCAGGGCGTCGCGCCCCGGGTCGGGCCAGGTTTCCCAGGGGCCAAGAACGAAGCAGTAGCCGCAGGTTCCGGGACCTCCGGGATCACGTCGATGGGGACTGCAGCAAGCTCCGCGACGGTTACCACCAGCAGGTCAGCCGCTGCGACGGCCTCGTCCCCGAGCACTGTTGCCGCGCCCTCCCGGAGTTCCCGACCTCACTTCGAACCGACGCTCTTCGGAGAGTCAGGCATCTTCGGCCAAGCTGATCTTTTCAGCGAACTGGAAGATGATGCATCGGCCCCGGAGCTCTCGCCGGAAGATACTGTACTTGCCCTGGAACGGGAACTGCTGAGACCTGACGTGAGGGCGGACATTGGCAGGATCGGAGTGCTGCTGCACCCGGACTTCGCCGAAATTGGCAGCTCGGGCCGGTTTTGGACGCGGGATGCCATGATGGTGGCGTTGGAAGAGGACCCCGGCGAACCGGGAGAGCTGGAGCTCCTGAGCGCCGACCGCCTCGGTGACACCACCATCTTGCTGAACTACCGCAGCTACGCCCACACGGGCTCCGCCCTCCGCAGCTCGATCTGGATGCTGGACCGCGGCCAATGGCGGCTGAGGTTCCACCAGGGCACCCTGGAGCCCTAA
- a CDS encoding sensor histidine kinase, translated as MLQRWKSASLRSQLVAIIMGLLLLALAATGSGTLTLVKSYLQGQVDDKLKAAVALAQDRQSFDKLSEPNPAVPTDYSLTLYVPGLDPYPFAGNQSDRPAIANITAAEAKLRGNAPFQVKGTAGTNWRVVAVGVIANGQNGVVIIGLPLTPVDKVMEHAVLVVVGVGLLTLVLAFFIATWTVARSFRPLAKVEKTAAAIAAGDLSRRVEIDNPHTEVGRLGGSLNAMLAHIEASFAARAASEGRMRRFAADASHELRTPLVTIRGFSELYRHGALTTEEDVAMAMGRIESEAKRMGSMVEDLLLLARLDEQRPLQLKPVDLHLLAHDAMVDTKASSGDRTITLTGLDSGSPAPAPVQGDEAKLRQVIGNLVGNALRYTPEGSPIELAVGVRNTPTGAESVIEIRDHGPGIPEAETNKIFERFYRADTSRTRETGGSGLGLAIVAAIVGSHGGSVRVSETDGGGATLVVSLPFHEEPAELLST; from the coding sequence TTGCTGCAACGCTGGAAATCGGCCTCACTGAGGTCGCAGCTCGTCGCCATCATCATGGGCCTGCTTCTTTTGGCCCTGGCGGCGACGGGCTCGGGAACGCTGACCCTCGTCAAGAGTTACCTGCAGGGTCAGGTGGACGACAAGCTCAAGGCTGCAGTCGCGTTGGCGCAGGACCGCCAGTCCTTTGACAAGTTGTCCGAACCCAACCCTGCCGTACCCACGGACTACTCCCTGACGCTCTATGTGCCGGGACTCGATCCGTATCCCTTCGCCGGGAACCAGAGCGACCGGCCAGCGATCGCCAACATCACCGCGGCAGAAGCCAAGCTGCGCGGCAATGCGCCGTTCCAGGTCAAGGGAACGGCCGGTACCAACTGGCGGGTCGTTGCCGTTGGCGTGATCGCCAACGGGCAGAACGGCGTTGTGATCATCGGCCTGCCGCTCACGCCAGTGGACAAAGTCATGGAGCACGCCGTCCTGGTAGTGGTCGGCGTGGGCCTGCTGACGCTCGTGCTGGCCTTCTTCATCGCCACGTGGACCGTGGCCCGCTCCTTCAGGCCCTTGGCCAAAGTGGAAAAGACGGCTGCGGCGATCGCGGCCGGCGATTTGTCCCGCCGTGTGGAAATCGACAATCCGCACACCGAAGTTGGCCGTCTCGGCGGATCGCTGAACGCCATGCTGGCGCACATTGAGGCCTCGTTCGCAGCCCGGGCTGCTTCCGAAGGCCGGATGCGGCGCTTTGCGGCCGACGCCTCCCACGAACTTCGCACGCCGCTGGTCACCATCCGGGGTTTCTCGGAGCTCTACAGGCATGGCGCCCTGACCACCGAAGAAGATGTGGCCATGGCCATGGGCCGGATCGAAAGCGAAGCCAAGCGAATGGGCTCCATGGTCGAAGACCTGCTGCTGCTGGCCAGGCTGGACGAACAGCGGCCACTGCAGCTCAAGCCGGTGGACCTGCACCTCCTGGCCCACGACGCCATGGTGGACACCAAGGCTTCCTCCGGCGACCGGACCATCACGCTGACAGGACTCGACAGCGGCTCCCCCGCTCCTGCGCCCGTACAGGGCGACGAAGCCAAACTCCGGCAGGTCATTGGGAACCTGGTGGGCAATGCCCTGCGTTATACGCCCGAAGGCAGCCCGATCGAACTTGCTGTGGGCGTCCGGAACACGCCCACAGGTGCCGAGTCGGTCATCGAGATCCGCGATCACGGACCGGGAATTCCGGAAGCCGAAACCAACAAGATTTTCGAACGCTTCTACCGCGCAGACACCTCGCGAACCCGCGAGACGGGTGGCAGCGGACTTGGCCTGGCGATTGTAGCTGCGATCGTGGGCTCGCACGGCGGAAGCGTCCGTGTTTCAGAGACCGACGGCGGTGGCGCCACCTTGGTGGTCAGCCTTCCCTTCCATGAGGAACCTGCCGAGCTTTTGTCGACATAG
- a CDS encoding uracil-DNA glycosylase: protein MTGEDALFELEPAGVADTNFAELIDRPLEELMAPDWANALRPVEDQLRAALAFVAGQAAKGSQVLPAADNLLRAFKQPLADVKVLILGQDPYPTPGHAVGLSFAVSRSTRPIPRSLANIYRELHDDLGLPPRVHGDLSAWTSQGVLLLNRVLSVEAGKAGSHRGKGWEDITTAAVTAVADRTTGAGQQRPLVAILWGKDAEGVVPLLKGAPSVVSVHPSPLSASRGFFGSKPFSRANELLTQQGAEPINWELPVL from the coding sequence ATGACTGGCGAGGATGCACTGTTTGAACTTGAACCAGCGGGCGTGGCGGATACCAACTTCGCCGAACTGATTGACCGTCCGTTGGAGGAGCTCATGGCGCCTGACTGGGCGAACGCCTTGCGGCCCGTGGAAGACCAACTCCGCGCCGCCCTCGCGTTCGTCGCAGGCCAGGCCGCCAAGGGAAGCCAGGTCCTCCCTGCCGCTGACAATCTCCTGCGCGCCTTCAAACAACCGCTGGCGGACGTCAAAGTACTCATACTTGGCCAGGACCCGTACCCAACCCCGGGACACGCCGTCGGCCTTTCCTTTGCCGTTTCTCGGAGCACGCGCCCCATCCCGCGGAGCCTCGCCAATATCTACCGCGAACTTCACGACGACCTCGGCCTGCCACCGCGGGTCCATGGCGACCTCAGCGCCTGGACCAGCCAGGGCGTCCTTCTGCTGAACCGTGTCCTCAGCGTTGAAGCGGGCAAAGCCGGCTCCCATCGCGGCAAAGGCTGGGAGGACATTACGACGGCGGCCGTCACCGCCGTCGCCGACCGGACCACCGGCGCCGGACAGCAACGCCCACTGGTGGCCATCCTGTGGGGGAAAGACGCGGAGGGCGTCGTGCCGCTGCTCAAGGGAGCGCCGTCGGTGGTATCGGTCCACCCCAGCCCACTGTCGGCGTCGCGGGGCTTCTTTGGCTCCAAACCGTTCAGCCGGGCCAATGAGCTTCTGACACAGCAGGGCGCCGAGCCGATCAACTGGGAACTGCCGGTCCTCTAG
- a CDS encoding cold-shock protein: MALGTVKWFNAEKGYGFITVDESGDDVFVHWSAIQMDGFRALEEGQRVEFELGEGQKGPQAEGVHVA; this comes from the coding sequence ATGGCATTGGGAACCGTCAAATGGTTCAACGCCGAAAAAGGCTACGGCTTCATCACTGTTGATGAGTCCGGCGACGACGTCTTTGTACACTGGTCCGCCATCCAGATGGATGGCTTCCGGGCCCTCGAGGAAGGCCAGCGGGTGGAGTTTGAATTGGGGGAGGGCCAGAAAGGACCGCAGGCAGAGGGAGTGCACGTCGCCTAG
- the groL gene encoding chaperonin GroEL (60 kDa chaperone family; promotes refolding of misfolded polypeptides especially under stressful conditions; forms two stacked rings of heptamers to form a barrel-shaped 14mer; ends can be capped by GroES; misfolded proteins enter the barrel where they are refolded when GroES binds) produces the protein MAKIIAFDEEARRGLERGLNILADAVKVTLGPRGRNVVLEKKWGAPTITNDGVSIAKEIELDDPYEKIGAELVKEVAKKTDDVAGDGTTTATVLAQALVKEGLRNVAAGADPLSLKRGIEKAVEAVINELLASAKEIETKEEIAATASISAGDPEIGSLIAEALDKVGKEGVITVEESNTFGLELELTEGMRFDKGYISAYFVTDAERQETVLEDPYILIVNSKISNVKELVTVLEKVMQSNKPLLIIAEDIEGEALATLIVNKIRGTFKSVAVKAPGFGDRRKAQLADIAILTGGQVISEEVGLKLENAGLELLGTARKVVVTKDETTIVEGAGDAEQIAGRVAQIRAEIENSDSDYDREKLQERLAKLAGGVAVIKAGAATEVELKERKHRIEDAVRNAKAAVEEGIVAGGGVALIQAGAKAFANLTLQGDEATGANIVKVAIDAPLKQIAFNAGLEPGVVVDKVRGLPSGHGLNAATGVYEDLLAAGVNDPVKVTRSALQNAASIAGLFLTTEAVVADKPEKNAPAPGGDDMGGMGGF, from the coding sequence ATGGCCAAGATCATTGCATTTGATGAAGAGGCACGCCGCGGCCTCGAGCGGGGCCTGAACATCCTCGCTGACGCCGTTAAGGTCACCCTCGGCCCGCGTGGACGCAACGTCGTCCTCGAAAAGAAGTGGGGCGCCCCCACGATCACCAACGATGGCGTTTCCATCGCCAAGGAGATCGAACTGGACGACCCTTACGAGAAGATCGGTGCAGAACTGGTCAAGGAAGTTGCCAAGAAGACGGATGACGTCGCTGGCGATGGTACGACCACTGCAACCGTCCTCGCCCAGGCACTGGTGAAGGAAGGCCTGCGCAACGTTGCCGCCGGCGCCGACCCGCTGTCCCTCAAGCGCGGCATCGAGAAGGCTGTTGAAGCAGTCATCAACGAACTGCTGGCTTCCGCCAAGGAAATCGAAACCAAGGAAGAGATCGCAGCCACGGCTTCCATCTCCGCCGGTGACCCGGAAATCGGCAGCCTGATCGCCGAAGCCCTGGACAAGGTGGGCAAGGAAGGCGTCATCACGGTCGAGGAATCCAACACCTTCGGCTTGGAGCTCGAGCTCACTGAGGGCATGCGCTTCGACAAGGGCTACATCTCCGCTTACTTCGTCACCGACGCAGAGCGCCAGGAAACGGTCCTCGAAGACCCGTACATCCTGATCGTCAACTCCAAGATCTCCAACGTGAAGGAACTCGTCACGGTTCTGGAGAAGGTCATGCAGTCCAACAAGCCGCTGCTGATCATCGCCGAAGACATCGAGGGCGAGGCCCTGGCCACCCTGATCGTCAACAAGATCCGTGGCACCTTCAAGTCCGTCGCCGTCAAGGCTCCGGGCTTCGGTGACCGCCGCAAGGCACAGCTGGCCGACATCGCCATCCTCACCGGCGGCCAGGTCATCTCCGAAGAAGTTGGCCTCAAGCTCGAAAACGCTGGCCTGGAACTCCTCGGTACCGCCCGCAAGGTTGTTGTCACCAAGGACGAGACCACCATCGTTGAAGGTGCCGGCGACGCTGAGCAGATCGCAGGCCGCGTGGCCCAGATCCGTGCCGAGATCGAAAACTCCGACTCCGACTACGACCGCGAGAAGCTGCAGGAGCGCCTGGCCAAGCTGGCCGGTGGCGTTGCAGTCATCAAGGCCGGTGCCGCAACCGAAGTTGAGCTCAAGGAACGCAAGCACCGCATTGAGGACGCAGTCCGCAACGCCAAGGCTGCTGTTGAAGAAGGCATCGTTGCCGGTGGTGGCGTTGCCCTCATCCAGGCAGGCGCCAAGGCATTCGCCAACCTCACCCTGCAGGGTGACGAGGCAACCGGTGCCAACATCGTCAAGGTTGCCATCGACGCTCCGCTGAAGCAGATCGCGTTCAACGCCGGCCTCGAGCCGGGCGTTGTCGTCGACAAGGTTCGCGGCCTGCCTTCCGGCCACGGCCTGAACGCTGCCACGGGCGTCTACGAAGACCTCCTGGCTGCCGGCGTCAACGACCCCGTAAAGGTCACCCGCTCGGCTCTCCAGAACGCTGCTTCCATCGCTGGTCTGTTCCTGACCACCGAGGCTGTAGTGGCTGACAAGCCCGAGAAGAACGCTCCGGCTCCGGGCGGCGACGACATGGGCGGCATGGGCGGCTTCTAA